TTCGTTGATTGTTCTTTTAAATAATCAGCAGTTTTCCTGCTTACAGTAAAAGCGCTTTCGATAGCTCCATCAATAAAACCTGCCCACCCGTTTGCATAATCAGAACCAGCAAGAAACAATCCGTCTTCTGGATTTTGCAGTTCAAATAAATAATTGGTCAGTTGATTATTGCACTGCATCGGCCACGTCTCACCTGAAAACTTATCTCCAACCCAGTCATGTCCGGCAGACTCAATTACTTCTAAATCTGGTTTCATCTGACGAAGAGCTTGTTCCACTTCATAAATACTTTCCGGATTCAATTTAGCAGCATCCGGACCAAAGCCAACAATTATTCCATCTTTGCCTTCCACATACTCCAGATGAGCATAATTTATCGGATAATCCACTGGGGCAAATGCCACAAACGGGTTGGCAAAGTTTTTTACTTTAGCCCAGAATTTTATGCCTTTACTTGCTTGTCCTTCTTTTGCCGCTTTACATTTAACAGCTGACAATGACGGCTTAAAATCAATACTGTTTAAGACGTTGATAGGAAGTGTAGTAATGACAGATTTTCCATTAAATTGCTTATCGTCTTTTGTCTTAATCGTGAATCCATCCGCTGTTTTTTCTACCTGAGATACGACTTTAGAATAAAGGATATCTGCTTTTGCATCGCTAAAAATAGATTCAATCAATGCCTTGGTTCCTTTCGCAATTTTAAAGCTCGCACAGATTTCCAACATTAGCTGCCAATTATTATCGGACAAAGCTGCCCAGCGCATTGCCTGTGTGATTCCAGCTCTTTCGGTTGGCCCGTTAAAGTTTAATGCCCATAGGCTTTCCATCAAATCTTTAATTTCCTTGTTTAAACCGAGTTGTTCTATCTTTTCCGATACGGTAAGATGATCTATGTTTTTTAGTTCCTTTGAAGTCAAAGGCTCATATGGAAGTGGAAAATACTTGCGTGTATCTGCTAACA
This DNA window, taken from Alteribacillus bidgolensis, encodes the following:
- a CDS encoding flavin monoamine oxidase family protein, with amino-acid sequence MANENYDILIIGAGFAGVTAARELSQKGYRVLILEARDRLGGRTWCDQKLGRTLEMGGTWVHWFQPHVWSEITRYGLEVIPSPEPKKAYWTANGQGKEGTPEQLFDLLDEANQGLLADTRKYFPLPYEPLTSKELKNIDHLTVSEKIEQLGLNKEIKDLMESLWALNFNGPTERAGITQAMRWAALSDNNWQLMLEICASFKIAKGTKALIESIFSDAKADILYSKVVSQVEKTADGFTIKTKDDKQFNGKSVITTLPINVLNSIDFKPSLSAVKCKAAKEGQASKGIKFWAKVKNFANPFVAFAPVDYPINYAHLEYVEGKDGIIVGFGPDAAKLNPESIYEVEQALRQMKPDLEVIESAGHDWVGDKFSGETWPMQCNNQLTNYLFELQNPEDGLFLAGSDYANGWAGFIDGAIESAFTVSRKTADYLKEQSTKQRTIQ